The following are encoded in a window of Cygnus atratus isolate AKBS03 ecotype Queensland, Australia chromosome 8, CAtr_DNAZoo_HiC_assembly, whole genome shotgun sequence genomic DNA:
- the CACYBP gene encoding calcyclin-binding protein: MAAAREELQKDLEEVKELLVKATRKRVRDVLVTEKHKLELEIKNQPLPKPKDVVEEEKSSLGGYTVKINNYGWDQSDKFIKIYISLNGVQKLPAENVQVNFTERSFDLLVKNLNGKNYTMTFNNLLKPISVEGSSRKIKTDTVLVMCRKKREEKWECLTQVEKESKEKEKAAYDTSDPSEGLMNLLKKMYAEGDDEMKRTINKAWVESREKQSKGDIPMDI, from the exons ATGGCCGCCGCGCGCGAGGAG TTGCAGAAAGATTTGGAAGAGGTTAAAGAATTGCTTGTGAAAGCCACGAGGAAGCGGGTTCGTGATGTGCTGGTGACAGAAAAGCACAAGCTAGAGCTAGAAATCAAGAATCAGCCTCTACCAAAGCCAAAAGATGtggtagaagaagaaaagtcatCACTAGGAGGGTACACggtgaaaataaacaattatg GTTGGGATCAGTCAGATAAGTTTATTAAGATTTACATCTCTTTAAATGGAGTTCAGAAGCTTCCAGCTGAGAATGTGCAGGTGAATTTCACAGAGAG GTCGTTTGATCTTCTAGTTAAGAATCTGAACGGGAAGAACTACACCATGACCTTCAACAACCTCCTGAAACCCATCTCTGTGGAAGGCAGCTCTAGGAAG ATAAAGACGGACACAGTCCTTGTGATGTGTAGGAAGAAGCGGGAGGAAAAATGGGAATGTCTTACtcaagtggaaaaagaaagtaaagagaaaGA GAAGGCTGCCTATGACACCTCAGATCCTAGTGAAGGGCTTAtgaaccttttaaaaaagatgtatGCAGAAGGGGATGATGAAATGAAGCGCACCATCAACAAGGCCTGGgttgaaagcagagaaaagcaatcCAAAGGAGACATACCAATGGATATTTGA
- the MRPS14 gene encoding 28S ribosomal protein S14, mitochondrial, translating into MAAAALCWALRAARQVLPSPCTRQVRSYFVDWRMLRDVKRRRLAYEYADERLRMNAIRKNTILPKELQEVADKEIAALPRDSCPVRIRNRCVLTSRPRGVKRRWRLSRIIFRHFADHAQMSGIQRAMW; encoded by the exons ATGGCGGCGGCCGCGCTGTGCTGGGCGCTGCGGGCGGCTCGGCAG gttCTCCCCTCACCATGCACAAGACAAGTGCGGAGCTACTTTGTGGACTGGAGGATGCTGCGTGAtgtgaagaggaggaggctggcGTACGAGTACGCTGACGAGCGGCTGCGGATGAACGCCATCCGAAAGAACACCATCTTGCCCAAGGAGCTGCAG GAAGTGGCTGATAAAGAGATTGCTGCATTGCCACGGGACAGCTGCCCTGTGAGAATCCGAAATAGGTGTGTCCTGACATCCCGCCCTCGGGGGGTGAAGAGGCGGTGGAGGCTGAGCAGAATCATTTTCCGCCATTTTGCTGATCATGCTCAGATGTCTGGAATACAGAGGGCCATGTGGTAG
- the RABGAP1L gene encoding rab GTPase-activating protein 1-like isoform X4: MVESSIWSVTLLERENRRLQEASMRLEQENDDLAHELVTSKIALRNDLDQAEDKADVLNKELLLTKQKLVETEEEKRKQEEETAQLKEVFRKQLEKAESEIKKTTAIIADYKQICSQLSTRLEKQQAASKDELEVVKGKVMACKHCSEIFSKEGTLKLPSLSTENKGIETDDEKDALKKQLREMELELAQTKLQLVEAKCKIQELEHQRGALMNEIQAAKNSWFSKTLNSIKTAAGTQPPQQLQQPLPPKEGST; this comes from the exons ATGGTTGAAAGCAGTATTTGGTCTGTGACTTTACTGGAG aggGAAAATCGCAGGCTCCAAGAAGCTAGCATGAGGCTGGAGCAAGAGAACGATGACCTTGCCCATGAGCTTGTTACAAGCAAAATTGCCTTACGGAATGACCTGGACCAG GCTGAAGACAAAGCTGATGTTTTGAACAAGGAACTTCTCCTGACCAAACAGAAACTAGTGgagacagaggaagagaaacggaagcaggaagaggaaacCGCTCAG CTGAAGGAAGTCTTCAGGAAGCAGCTAGAGAAGGCAGAATCTGAGATTAAGAAAACCACAGCCATTATTGCAGACTATAAACAG ATTTGTTCCCAGCTGAGTACCAGGCTGGAAAAACAGCAGGCAGCCAGTAAAGATGAACTGGAAGTTGTGAAG GGTAAAGTGATGGCCTGCAAACACTGCAGTGAGATTTTCAGTAAGGAGGGGACACTGAAGCTGCCTTCTCTAAGCACGGAGAATAAAGGCATAGAAACAGATGACGAGAAGGATGCACTGAagaagcagctgagagagatggAGCTGGAACTTGCACAGACCAAACTGCAGCTTGTGGAAGCCAAGTGTAAAATTCAG gAGCTGGAGCACCAGAGAGGAGCCCTTATGAATGAAATCCAAGCTGCCAAGAACTCTTGGTTTAGCAAAACTCTGAACTCTATCAAAACTGCCGCAGGCAcacagccaccacagcagcTTCAGCAACCCCTGCCACCCAAAGAGGGCAGTACATAG